In one window of Thalassotalea agarivorans DNA:
- a CDS encoding polysaccharide biosynthesis/export family protein, producing MTKQLFLFFITAVLSCSSFAIQSQEELLRQYQNQQSLQPSGLVNSIPSVASSKGQSTDDLLQLQSQLSSGPETKGQLQLENRNGLLLPGEANIRDLLPLPEDGLAPPFGANIFAGGYETERIDGLNDNYLVAAGDKLSIWMWGAVSFSDVATVDNQGNIFIPNIGPIKVADVPASNINNLVSQKIKAIYRNNVEVYVNLLTATPVSVYVTGYAVRPGQYAGMASDSLLYFLKRAGGIDSERGSYRNIEVLRNGEVIHAIDLYKFIQFGYLEPFSFKDKDVILVNSQSAVVNVTGGVKNPFRFEFLKEQVNGLELLSIVKPLSKTSHVAVAGSRKSGPFSVYLPIDEFANYTLENGDKLYFNDDLHAQIYDIEVLGAYLGPSYYAVKKQTKLYDLLDHIEVEPELADVSSIYILRQSVALKQKEMLDRSLDRLEQSVYAAPASSTGEASIRTQEATLISQYIERARNTMPQGKVIVADKGKVANIVLEQGDKIVIPSKTDLVQVGGEVLMPQAVVYSEGATIEDYIAWAGGYSVRANYEDIVVVHANGLSEFFDAGDSGKRIQKGDQIIVLPRVEAKTMQSVKDFTQILYQIAVAVNAVN from the coding sequence ATGACTAAACAACTATTTCTTTTCTTTATCACTGCGGTTTTGTCGTGTTCATCTTTTGCCATACAGTCCCAAGAAGAATTGCTTAGACAATATCAAAATCAGCAGTCGCTGCAGCCTTCCGGGTTAGTTAACAGCATTCCGTCAGTGGCGTCTTCTAAGGGGCAATCAACTGACGATTTACTGCAGTTACAGTCACAATTATCTTCGGGACCGGAAACCAAAGGTCAATTACAGTTAGAAAACCGTAATGGTTTGCTTTTACCAGGTGAAGCAAACATTCGGGATTTATTGCCTTTGCCAGAAGATGGTCTTGCACCTCCATTTGGAGCCAATATTTTTGCTGGTGGTTATGAAACAGAACGTATTGATGGGCTTAATGACAATTACCTGGTTGCGGCCGGCGACAAGTTGTCCATCTGGATGTGGGGTGCTGTTAGCTTTTCAGATGTAGCAACAGTGGATAACCAAGGTAATATTTTTATTCCCAATATAGGACCTATAAAAGTCGCGGATGTGCCTGCAAGCAACATCAATAATTTAGTGTCACAAAAGATTAAAGCTATATATCGCAATAATGTAGAAGTTTACGTTAATTTATTAACCGCGACACCCGTATCTGTTTATGTGACAGGTTATGCGGTTCGTCCAGGGCAATATGCTGGCATGGCATCGGACAGTTTATTGTATTTTCTAAAGCGTGCTGGTGGTATCGATTCTGAAAGAGGCAGCTATAGGAATATAGAAGTATTGCGAAATGGCGAAGTGATACACGCTATCGATTTGTACAAATTTATTCAATTCGGGTACTTAGAGCCGTTTAGCTTTAAAGATAAAGATGTGATTTTAGTCAATAGTCAATCCGCTGTGGTTAATGTCACGGGAGGTGTTAAAAATCCCTTTCGATTTGAATTTTTAAAAGAGCAAGTTAATGGTTTGGAGTTGCTCAGCATTGTAAAACCTTTATCAAAAACTAGCCACGTCGCGGTTGCTGGTAGCAGAAAATCTGGCCCTTTCTCTGTTTACTTACCGATTGATGAGTTTGCAAATTATACGCTAGAAAATGGTGACAAGCTGTATTTTAATGACGACCTTCACGCGCAAATATATGACATTGAAGTGCTTGGGGCATATCTTGGTCCGTCGTACTATGCGGTTAAGAAACAAACAAAGTTATATGACTTACTTGATCATATCGAAGTGGAGCCTGAATTGGCCGATGTTTCTTCGATTTACATATTAAGGCAAAGCGTCGCTTTAAAGCAGAAGGAAATGCTAGACAGGTCTTTAGATAGACTTGAACAATCAGTTTATGCCGCGCCCGCTTCTTCAACAGGGGAAGCTTCTATACGCACACAAGAAGCAACATTAATATCTCAGTATATCGAACGCGCTCGCAATACTATGCCACAGGGAAAGGTTATTGTGGCTGATAAAGGTAAAGTCGCTAATATTGTGCTAGAGCAAGGCGATAAAATTGTTATTCCTTCTAAAACTGATTTGGTTCAAGTTGGTGGTGAAGTATTGATGCCACAAGCGGTTGTTTATAGCGAAGGTGCTACTATAGAAGATTACATCGCATGGGCAGGTGGTTATTCGGTGCGCGCTAACTACGAAGATATTGTGGTTGTTCATGCCAATGGCTTGTCAGAGTTTTTTGATGCCGGTGATAGTGGCAAACGCATTCAAAAAGGCGACCAAATTATCGTATTGCCAAGGGTAG
- a CDS encoding 5-formyltetrahydrofolate cyclo-ligase, which yields MTTRTVIRKQVRTKRKALSNTEQHDASLAVCNMLIEKDVIQRADTIALYLASDGELDLSPFINWCWQQGKTLYLPVIHPFSKGYLLFLAFRKNEQLVNNKYGIKEPKLSVCNVLPMESLDVMLTPLVAFDDKGNRLGMGGGYYDRTLQQWHYGGLPQLSVVGVAHDCQLVEHVPIDSWDIPIPTIITPSKVFQFNQ from the coding sequence ATGACAACTAGAACTGTAATACGCAAACAAGTGCGCACAAAGCGAAAAGCACTATCGAATACCGAGCAACATGATGCATCTTTAGCGGTGTGTAACATGTTAATTGAAAAGGACGTTATTCAGCGAGCCGATACGATAGCGCTATATCTTGCAAGCGATGGTGAACTAGATTTATCGCCATTCATTAACTGGTGTTGGCAACAAGGTAAAACATTGTACCTTCCTGTTATCCATCCCTTTAGTAAAGGCTACCTTTTGTTTTTAGCGTTTCGTAAAAATGAACAACTTGTCAACAACAAGTACGGCATCAAAGAGCCTAAATTGAGTGTGTGCAATGTATTACCGATGGAATCGCTCGATGTCATGCTTACGCCTTTGGTCGCATTTGACGATAAAGGCAATCGTTTAGGTATGGGCGGTGGCTATTACGACCGAACGCTACAGCAATGGCATTACGGCGGTTTACCTCAGTTGTCTGTCGTCGGAGTTGCTCATGATTGTCAGCTCGTTGAGCACGTGCCTATCGACAGTTGGGATATTCCAATTCCAACAATCATAACGCCTTCTAAGGTATTTCAATTTAACCAATAA
- a CDS encoding peptide MFS transporter — MSTPQAGSDGFFGHPSGLKTLFFTEMWERMSYYGMRMLLVLFMTATLQEGGLGLTVASAAAIYGLYTASVYFMGLPGGWISDRLIGGQKAVWYGGIIIMIGHIVLAIPSEYSFFIGLILVILGTGLLKPNIGAMVGMMYSDEDKRRDSGYAIYYMGINIGSIIGYIVCGYLMENQGWHYAFGAAAVGMAIGLIAYKKTLPDLNGVAEKPANPMTPKGQKISWSVIVAFLVVLTITAGLVMTGTVVVDPITIAEYVAVGFTLIFVLYYAAIFFLGELNGSEKKRLLALLLVCIASACFWSGFEQAGSSLNLFARDYTDRMIGSFEVPTGWFQSLNSFFIILLSPFFAALWINIGKRFVSPGYGIKAAFGLIIMGSGFIVMFFAAQYAAAGMKVAPYWLVAVYFLHTVGELCLSPVALSAVSKLAPRRFAGQMMGVFVLTYSIGNIISGLLAGNFDPNNVEQIPNLYAQITVFSIVILLISLKSRFWETVTEEENKEKAAANA; from the coding sequence ATGAGTACACCTCAAGCAGGATCTGATGGCTTTTTCGGTCACCCGTCTGGATTAAAAACATTATTCTTTACTGAAATGTGGGAAAGAATGAGTTACTACGGCATGCGTATGTTACTTGTTCTATTTATGACCGCCACATTGCAGGAAGGCGGATTAGGCCTAACAGTAGCATCTGCTGCTGCTATATACGGTTTATACACAGCGAGTGTATATTTCATGGGCTTGCCTGGAGGTTGGATTTCTGATCGTTTAATCGGCGGACAAAAAGCAGTTTGGTACGGTGGTATTATCATCATGATCGGCCATATAGTGCTTGCAATCCCAAGCGAATATAGCTTTTTCATCGGATTGATATTAGTAATCTTAGGTACTGGTCTTTTGAAACCTAACATTGGTGCAATGGTAGGTATGATGTATTCCGACGAAGACAAGCGCCGTGATAGTGGATACGCAATTTACTACATGGGTATCAACATCGGTTCTATCATTGGTTACATTGTTTGTGGTTACTTAATGGAAAACCAAGGCTGGCATTACGCTTTCGGCGCTGCTGCAGTTGGTATGGCAATTGGTTTAATTGCTTATAAGAAAACACTACCAGACTTAAATGGTGTAGCGGAAAAACCAGCAAATCCAATGACGCCGAAAGGTCAGAAAATTAGTTGGTCAGTTATCGTCGCATTCCTTGTAGTGCTTACTATTACTGCTGGTTTAGTAATGACGGGAACAGTAGTAGTTGATCCTATTACTATCGCTGAATATGTTGCAGTAGGCTTTACCCTAATTTTTGTGCTTTACTATGCCGCTATATTCTTTTTAGGTGAGCTTAATGGCAGCGAAAAGAAACGTTTATTAGCCCTACTTCTTGTTTGTATCGCCTCTGCATGTTTTTGGTCTGGCTTTGAACAAGCTGGTTCATCGCTAAATTTATTCGCAAGAGACTATACTGACCGCATGATTGGTAGCTTTGAAGTACCAACAGGTTGGTTCCAATCGCTAAACTCTTTCTTCATTATCTTACTATCACCATTTTTTGCTGCTTTATGGATTAACATTGGTAAGCGCTTCGTTAGCCCTGGATATGGTATTAAGGCAGCCTTTGGTTTAATTATTATGGGTAGTGGCTTTATCGTAATGTTTTTTGCAGCTCAATACGCTGCAGCAGGCATGAAGGTTGCGCCATATTGGTTAGTCGCAGTTTACTTCTTACATACAGTAGGTGAGCTTTGCTTAAGCCCTGTTGCGTTGAGTGCGGTAAGTAAACTAGCGCCGCGTCGCTTCGCTGGTCAAATGATGGGTGTGTTTGTTTTAACCTACTCAATCGGCAATATTATCTCAGGGTTGCTAGCAGGTAACTTCGATCCAAATAATGTAGAACAAATTCCAAACCTATACGCACAAATTACTGTGTTTAGTATTGTTATATTATTGATAAGTTTAAAAAGTCGTTTCTGGGAAACCGTTACCGAAGAAGAAAATAAGGAAAAAGCTGCTGCAAATGCATAG
- the rpiA gene encoding ribose-5-phosphate isomerase RpiA codes for MNQDELKKQVALKAVEYVEDDAILGVGTGSTVNHFIDALAPIAHKIKGAVSSSEESTKRLKAIGIDIYDLNEVDLLDVYVDGADEITEHMAMIKGGGAALTREKIVAAVAKQFVCIADQTKRVDVLGKFPLPVEVIPMARSYVARELVKLGGDPVYREGVVTDNGNVILDVHNLTILDPKQLESQINAIVGVVTNGLFAHRGADTLLLASENGTQKFGV; via the coding sequence ATGAACCAAGATGAATTAAAGAAACAAGTAGCGCTTAAAGCCGTTGAGTATGTCGAAGATGACGCTATTTTAGGTGTAGGTACTGGCTCTACTGTTAATCACTTTATTGATGCGCTTGCACCAATAGCGCATAAGATTAAAGGCGCGGTTTCAAGCTCAGAAGAATCAACGAAACGACTAAAAGCCATAGGCATTGATATTTATGACTTAAATGAAGTCGATTTACTGGATGTGTATGTTGATGGTGCAGACGAAATTACTGAGCACATGGCTATGATTAAAGGCGGTGGTGCAGCTTTGACTCGCGAGAAAATTGTCGCAGCTGTGGCAAAACAATTTGTTTGTATAGCTGACCAAACAAAACGTGTAGATGTCTTGGGTAAGTTCCCTTTGCCTGTTGAAGTTATTCCTATGGCTAGAAGCTACGTTGCAAGAGAGCTAGTGAAACTCGGCGGAGATCCTGTCTATCGCGAAGGTGTAGTGACAGATAATGGCAATGTAATCCTAGATGTGCATAACCTTACAATCCTTGACCCAAAGCAACTAGAATCACAAATTAATGCCATTGTCGGTGTCGTAACAAATGGTTTATTCGCGCACAGAGGCGCTGACACATTGCTACTTGCAAGCGAAAATGGCACGCAAAAATTCGGCGTCTAA
- the wecA gene encoding UDP-N-acetylglucosamine--undecaprenyl-phosphate N-acetylglucosaminephosphotransferase, translating to MLAATYYLPQLLTSLLLAFLALKALQPIAYDVGLVDRPGSRKNHIGNIPLIGGISIFIGVLVSSSIWLPDTQELRMYLIASGMMVFIGILDDKYDLSVRVRIVGQILIASILIFGVGTYISNLGDLFRLGSIDIGLLGVFFTYFAILVLINAFNMIDGIDGLLGMLSLNTLLSITLLLLLSGETSDINFPLIISFAIVPYLAFNLGVSRKDRNKIYMGDAGSMFIGLSVIWLLAKGTQGENASFSPVTALWITALPLMDMLAIVIRRVKKGNSPFKPDRDHIHHILLRSGYTAKQTLFILSVVAVVMSSIGIIGHIYQIHDSLMVSSFILIFILYSRALKYVSFSVNKD from the coding sequence ATGTTAGCAGCGACTTACTATTTGCCTCAATTACTAACTTCTCTACTATTGGCTTTTTTAGCATTAAAAGCCCTACAGCCTATTGCTTATGATGTCGGGTTAGTTGACCGCCCAGGATCCCGTAAGAATCACATTGGTAACATTCCGCTTATCGGCGGTATTTCTATATTCATTGGCGTATTGGTCTCTTCTTCAATTTGGTTGCCAGATACGCAAGAACTGCGTATGTATTTGATTGCCTCTGGCATGATGGTTTTTATCGGTATTTTAGATGATAAATATGACCTCAGCGTTCGAGTTCGTATTGTTGGTCAAATTTTGATTGCCAGTATTTTAATTTTTGGTGTTGGTACCTATATTTCCAATTTAGGAGATTTGTTCAGGTTAGGTTCAATAGATATTGGACTACTTGGCGTATTCTTCACTTATTTTGCTATTCTTGTGCTAATCAATGCATTCAACATGATTGATGGTATTGATGGTTTGTTAGGGATGCTGTCGCTAAATACATTGCTTTCTATAACGCTGTTGCTGCTGCTGTCGGGTGAAACATCAGATATCAATTTTCCACTGATTATCTCGTTTGCAATTGTCCCTTATCTTGCATTTAATCTGGGCGTTTCCAGAAAAGACAGAAATAAAATATACATGGGTGACGCAGGAAGCATGTTTATTGGTCTGAGCGTGATTTGGTTGCTTGCTAAAGGCACTCAAGGTGAAAATGCGTCCTTTAGTCCAGTTACTGCTTTATGGATAACCGCGCTTCCTTTAATGGATATGTTGGCTATAGTTATCCGTCGAGTTAAAAAGGGTAATTCACCTTTTAAACCGGACAGAGACCACATTCATCACATTTTATTAAGGTCTGGCTATACTGCGAAACAAACGTTATTTATTCTGTCCGTTGTGGCGGTCGTGATGTCTTCTATAGGAATTATTGGTCATATCTATCAAATCCACGATAGCTTGATGGTTTCTTCGTTCATCCTTATTTTTATTTTGTACAGTCGTGCGCTAAAATATGTTAGTTTTAGTGTAAACAAAGATTAA